In Aquimarina sp. TRL1, a single window of DNA contains:
- a CDS encoding glycosyl hydrolase family 18 protein, with translation MKRTLVLLNFIFLSVLLHAQYQFPPCHPAWDSTRDHYKQGEKVSLDGINYTAKYYTSARPGHGSWQREGGCGDGGLGPDYPGKQRIIGYLPTWIPDYDIKNNFNPEVVTNINVSFLMFKQNNKDYNSANFASISFDEFQLRKVDSVLTDCNVLSKARAKNVKVSVALGGATDYAFLWLMTKYYNNDQKLEEIANLLADYITVRGLDGIDLDLECWWADPAIAGTSDQGGRVRGSKWGDGDQGPHPAAIGLTNLSKKLRQKLPNKLITAAVFGTSWYGNNYDAKMADYMDWVGLMTYDFTGSWDKSPIGPHASLYKLPLGTYSGQSADNPIYSAQDALEYWLGIAEPTWNHAGGFGMKKAKLVIGVPMYGYDFSEKKPDGGNGVKFVPYKDIITEFPNAATSYDPKDPKKLNGHIGLNGKNIYYETPKQAGEKIKYTKNYGHQGVIIWELTQDADYNSSSSILKAINEAAGNNNPINNAPVVTWQNPSEGQVIEMDTLSAITLKAKAVDSDGTVKSFSFKHNGSVINATQTGNEYTASFTPTAFGQVSITATATDDKNATSERVVTFTVKKKSNVNTPPSITMVDPADNSTIEQTALSPITLKATVTDNGSVSAVTFMVGNTTLTPSNANGGNVYTANFTPTAFGQVSFKITATDNTNLSSESMTSFTVKEKTSTNTCVDIAPWEPKVYAASGQIVKYNGIVYKNKWYASASEKPGSSDVWAYVRDCNGGSSDEFCGHNRWISSLVYNTGDKVYYQEKIYTAKWWTQNNTPGSSNEWAFDSDCPQAPAAANGLTYPTVASERIDISINPQLNSRVKIELYNFSGRLVRTLLDDTMSKGNKSFSKDVSDLESGLYIYKININGDIITEKLLIRK, from the coding sequence ATGAAAAGAACGCTTGTATTACTCAACTTTATATTTTTGAGCGTATTGCTACATGCGCAATACCAATTCCCTCCCTGCCACCCGGCATGGGATTCGACAAGGGATCATTACAAACAAGGAGAAAAGGTATCTCTGGACGGTATTAACTACACCGCTAAGTACTACACCTCTGCCAGACCAGGGCATGGTTCCTGGCAGCGCGAAGGAGGGTGTGGAGACGGAGGATTAGGTCCTGATTATCCTGGAAAACAACGAATCATCGGGTACCTTCCTACCTGGATTCCTGACTATGATATTAAAAACAACTTCAACCCTGAAGTAGTAACTAATATCAACGTATCCTTCTTAATGTTCAAACAGAACAATAAAGATTATAACAGTGCTAACTTTGCTTCTATTTCTTTTGATGAATTTCAGTTAAGAAAAGTAGACTCTGTATTAACAGATTGTAATGTATTATCCAAAGCAAGAGCAAAAAACGTAAAAGTATCTGTAGCGCTAGGAGGAGCAACGGATTACGCATTCTTATGGCTAATGACAAAATATTACAATAATGATCAAAAGCTAGAAGAAATTGCTAATTTATTAGCTGATTACATTACTGTTCGTGGATTAGACGGTATTGACTTAGACTTAGAATGTTGGTGGGCTGACCCAGCCATCGCAGGAACTTCTGACCAGGGAGGTCGTGTAAGAGGTAGTAAATGGGGAGACGGTGATCAAGGACCTCACCCGGCAGCTATCGGACTAACAAACTTAAGTAAGAAACTAAGACAAAAACTTCCTAATAAACTTATTACCGCAGCTGTTTTTGGTACTTCTTGGTACGGAAACAATTACGATGCTAAAATGGCAGACTATATGGATTGGGTTGGTTTAATGACCTACGATTTCACTGGTTCTTGGGATAAGTCTCCTATTGGACCACATGCTTCGTTATACAAACTTCCATTGGGTACATATTCCGGACAATCCGCAGACAACCCTATTTATTCTGCTCAAGATGCTTTGGAATACTGGTTAGGAATTGCAGAACCTACCTGGAACCATGCAGGAGGATTTGGAATGAAAAAAGCAAAATTAGTTATCGGAGTACCTATGTACGGGTATGATTTTTCTGAGAAAAAGCCTGATGGTGGTAATGGTGTAAAATTTGTACCATACAAAGACATCATAACTGAATTCCCTAATGCAGCTACCAGCTATGACCCAAAAGATCCGAAGAAACTAAATGGACATATCGGATTAAACGGTAAAAATATTTATTACGAAACACCTAAGCAAGCAGGTGAAAAAATTAAGTATACTAAGAATTACGGACACCAGGGAGTAATCATCTGGGAACTTACCCAAGACGCAGATTACAACTCATCATCCAGTATCTTAAAAGCTATTAATGAAGCAGCAGGGAATAACAATCCTATTAACAATGCTCCTGTAGTTACATGGCAGAATCCTTCAGAAGGTCAAGTAATAGAAATGGATACATTATCTGCTATTACATTAAAAGCAAAGGCTGTTGATAGTGACGGTACTGTAAAATCTTTTAGTTTCAAGCATAACGGAAGTGTTATCAACGCTACTCAAACAGGTAATGAGTATACTGCTAGTTTTACTCCTACTGCTTTTGGTCAGGTATCAATCACAGCAACTGCTACAGATGATAAAAATGCTACTTCAGAGCGTGTCGTAACATTTACTGTGAAGAAAAAATCCAACGTAAACACTCCTCCATCTATAACAATGGTAGATCCTGCAGATAATAGTACAATTGAGCAAACAGCTTTATCTCCTATTACCTTAAAAGCGACAGTAACAGACAATGGTTCTGTAAGTGCGGTAACATTTATGGTTGGAAATACAACATTGACTCCTTCAAATGCAAACGGAGGAAATGTGTATACTGCTAATTTTACCCCTACTGCTTTTGGTCAGGTTTCTTTCAAAATTACAGCAACAGATAATACAAACTTATCTTCTGAAAGCATGACCAGCTTTACTGTAAAAGAAAAAACTTCTACCAATACTTGTGTTGATATTGCTCCATGGGAACCAAAAGTATATGCTGCCAGTGGACAAATTGTAAAATACAATGGTATTGTTTATAAGAATAAATGGTATGCTAGTGCTTCTGAAAAACCAGGTAGCAGTGATGTATGGGCATATGTTAGAGATTGTAATGGAGGATCATCTGATGAATTCTGCGGACACAATCGATGGATTTCTTCTTTAGTATACAACACCGGAGACAAAGTATATTATCAGGAAAAAATATACACAGCGAAATGGTGGACTCAGAACAACACTCCAGGATCTAGTAATGAATGGGCCTTCGATTCTGACTGCCCTCAAGCTCCAGCTGCTGCAAACGGATTGACTTATCCAACGGTAGCAAGTGAACGTATTGATATCAGTATCAATCCTCAATTGAATTCTAGAGTAAAAATTGAACTTTATAATTTTTCAGGAAGATTAGTTAGAACCTTATTAGACGATACAATGTCTAAAGGAAATAAATCTTTCTCTAAAGATGTATCTGATTTAGAAAGCGGTCTTTACATCTACAAAATTAATATCAACGGAGATATTATTACAGAAAAATTACTGATTAGAAAGTAA
- a CDS encoding glycoside hydrolase family 19 protein, with amino-acid sequence MKKKTNCKKKKLFHRSSFSKLLLFCIAFVSYTGFAQINSGGSHTTADHTKQVIGYVPNWDAWKGPKFDVLAKSLNHYNIDYSQYTILNFSFFGVAVDGSLHSGDLRNKKIYAPDEIQQPADLLHPDENSSHDKAFVLGQPKKFWGWDEKLRALGYEPNPGGAYLGWIRTATGEEGAWPLEEYVEKSMIAIAKENGVKVMASIGGWSMCKHFPEMAADVTKRARFVADCKKLVDEYGFDGIDLDWEYPGPFAGMNFTGTEADYRNFTILVKEIRAAIGPNKLITSAMSAAPNKLGGLEWAELDKYMDYYNMMTYDFNGGWSNKAGHNSPLYDYPEAEYANFSLDATYKRLVELNVNLSKVNLGVAFYGRGVITDGAPSLGAKTKKTSQTFSVDGPVESASDLVRFKDMEGTPYYTTILKELASGNWTEHWDDTAKVPYLTHKTANAFLSYDNEKSLTLKANYISNKKLAGCIVWEVFSDFIVGPESKKIGKYPYCPTTKAPLANVINKAFATTDGGNNNQAPTLTVVAPTAQEDIKQDALQAITLVAEANDVDGSVANVTFEVDNQVLNATLSNNQYTASWTPSAFGNYTVTVTATDNEQATARKSVPFSVSKTTGTPNEAPTLTIVAPTTQEDIKQSTLQAINLVAEANDTDGTVSSVEFTIGNETLQAALSNNQYTVSWTPSSFGAFTVKVVATDNQQATTEKTVSFSVSKRTTNPGGGHPLVSKELWNTLFPYRFGSKDTGGGVWVLDPKDDFYTYEAFIEAINRMGKIKVLFERRCGTNAYKITRTDKTTGVSKVIRTDVDYNAPRNVDKEVVSEEVDYASFLEEGNLETRQREITAFFANISHETTGGWDTAPGGKYSWGLHFREENTNAPYAYPDTNYPPTPGKSYKGRGPIQLSYNYNYGPASEFIFGDKQILLDNPDKVIQDAALAFQTAIWFWMTPQYPKPSAHNVMANKWVPNDLDKTKNRVPGLGMTVNIINGGVECGQGTEKPQVLSRIGYYQRYTGIYNIGTDMDGVHDLSDCGCKDMSKYGGDSADLTAEPCAQKPAITFTSPIDNQVILQDAFSAIAVNIEVDEKNSVLQSLTTTIGSQTFNGKTFSWTPSSYGTHTFTANATFQNGLTASSSIKVIIWDGVNLDCTDIPEWRSTRIYEKPNNYVKYKNVVYRNKWYAAIGATPDTNGVWEKVKDCGTSPGAAPVVTWESPTSGQVIEGNTIPTVSLSATATDSDGTVQSFSFSYNNSTINATKTGDRYTADLTPVAFGQVTVTATATDNSNKTTSKDITFTVQQTGQNTAPVISQVSPADAAVIEQAQLASIELKAIVKDNASVSSVAFVVNNATVAVTANPADSYTATWTPTAFGNVTFEITATDNEGASTTSTTTFTVKKKNNNTGCNGTPAWEPKVYATSGQLVAFNGIVYKNKWYASASEEPGSSDVWAYVRDCNGGSSDEFCGHNRWISSLVYNTGDKVYYQEKIYTAKWWTQNNTPGASNEWAFDSDCPQTNPTNIISRVYPTVVTDQVNFSIESDKNAFVKIVLFDYSGKRVKTLVNENIQSGARTFTKSLGTLKNGLYIYKIYMDGKIQTEKLIKN; translated from the coding sequence ATGAAGAAAAAAACTAATTGCAAGAAAAAGAAGCTTTTTCACAGAAGTAGTTTCTCTAAACTATTACTGTTTTGTATAGCCTTTGTCAGCTATACAGGATTTGCTCAAATTAACTCTGGCGGAAGCCATACGACAGCAGATCACACAAAGCAAGTTATCGGGTACGTTCCCAACTGGGACGCATGGAAAGGACCCAAATTTGATGTCCTTGCCAAATCTTTAAACCATTACAATATTGACTACTCTCAATATACAATACTAAATTTTTCATTTTTTGGTGTTGCTGTAGATGGTTCATTACACAGTGGAGACTTAAGGAATAAAAAAATATATGCTCCAGATGAAATTCAGCAACCAGCAGATCTATTGCACCCTGATGAAAATAGTAGTCACGATAAAGCCTTTGTTCTGGGACAACCAAAAAAGTTCTGGGGATGGGATGAAAAACTACGTGCTTTAGGATATGAACCGAACCCTGGAGGGGCTTATCTAGGATGGATAAGAACTGCTACAGGAGAAGAAGGAGCATGGCCATTAGAAGAATATGTAGAAAAAAGCATGATCGCTATCGCCAAAGAAAACGGAGTAAAAGTAATGGCGTCTATTGGAGGATGGAGTATGTGTAAGCATTTCCCTGAAATGGCTGCTGATGTTACTAAAAGAGCCCGTTTTGTTGCTGATTGTAAAAAATTAGTAGACGAATATGGCTTCGACGGAATTGATCTTGACTGGGAGTACCCAGGACCTTTTGCAGGAATGAATTTCACCGGAACAGAAGCTGACTACAGAAATTTTACGATACTCGTAAAAGAAATAAGAGCAGCAATAGGTCCAAATAAATTAATCACCTCTGCAATGTCTGCCGCTCCTAATAAACTAGGAGGACTTGAATGGGCTGAATTAGACAAGTACATGGATTATTATAATATGATGACCTATGACTTTAATGGAGGATGGTCTAACAAAGCAGGGCACAACTCTCCTTTATACGACTACCCAGAAGCCGAATATGCAAACTTCTCACTAGATGCTACTTATAAAAGATTAGTAGAATTAAACGTAAACCTATCAAAAGTAAACTTAGGAGTTGCTTTTTACGGACGAGGGGTGATCACTGACGGAGCGCCATCATTAGGAGCGAAAACTAAAAAAACATCTCAAACTTTTTCTGTAGACGGACCTGTTGAATCTGCTTCAGATTTAGTTCGTTTTAAAGACATGGAAGGAACTCCATATTACACGACTATCCTAAAAGAGCTTGCCTCAGGAAACTGGACAGAACACTGGGATGATACTGCAAAAGTACCTTACCTTACTCATAAGACAGCTAATGCTTTTTTAAGCTATGACAATGAAAAGTCATTGACTTTAAAAGCGAATTACATTTCGAATAAGAAGCTTGCTGGTTGTATTGTATGGGAAGTATTCAGTGACTTTATCGTTGGTCCTGAATCTAAAAAAATCGGAAAATACCCATACTGCCCTACAACAAAAGCTCCTCTGGCAAACGTAATAAACAAGGCTTTTGCTACTACTGACGGAGGAAATAACAATCAAGCTCCAACACTTACAGTTGTTGCTCCAACTGCACAGGAAGATATCAAGCAAGACGCTTTACAGGCAATTACTTTAGTAGCAGAAGCTAATGATGTTGATGGATCTGTAGCCAATGTTACTTTTGAAGTTGACAACCAAGTATTAAATGCTACGTTAAGCAACAATCAATATACAGCTTCCTGGACACCTTCTGCTTTTGGAAACTACACCGTAACAGTTACTGCTACTGATAACGAGCAAGCTACCGCTAGAAAATCGGTTCCTTTCTCTGTTTCCAAAACAACAGGAACTCCTAATGAAGCACCTACCCTGACAATCGTTGCTCCTACCACACAAGAAGATATCAAACAAAGTACATTACAAGCAATCAATCTTGTTGCTGAAGCAAATGATACTGATGGTACAGTTTCTTCTGTAGAATTTACTATTGGAAACGAAACCCTGCAGGCTGCTTTATCAAATAACCAGTACACTGTATCATGGACTCCTAGCTCTTTTGGAGCTTTCACAGTTAAAGTTGTCGCTACCGATAACCAACAGGCAACTACAGAGAAAACAGTGTCTTTTTCTGTATCCAAAAGAACAACAAATCCAGGAGGAGGGCACCCATTAGTTTCTAAAGAACTATGGAATACTTTATTCCCATACCGATTCGGTTCTAAAGATACTGGAGGAGGTGTATGGGTACTCGATCCAAAAGACGATTTCTATACATACGAAGCGTTTATCGAAGCAATTAACAGAATGGGCAAAATCAAAGTTCTTTTCGAAAGAAGATGTGGTACTAATGCCTATAAAATTACCAGAACAGATAAAACTACAGGAGTATCTAAAGTAATCCGTACTGATGTAGATTACAATGCACCAAGAAATGTAGATAAAGAAGTAGTTTCTGAAGAGGTAGATTATGCTTCTTTCCTAGAAGAAGGAAATTTAGAAACAAGACAAAGAGAGATAACTGCCTTCTTTGCTAACATCTCTCATGAAACAACTGGAGGATGGGATACTGCACCAGGAGGGAAATACTCTTGGGGATTACATTTCCGAGAAGAAAACACAAATGCACCTTATGCATATCCAGATACAAACTATCCTCCTACTCCAGGAAAATCATATAAAGGAAGAGGACCTATACAATTATCATACAATTATAACTATGGCCCTGCCAGTGAATTTATTTTTGGAGATAAACAAATTCTACTAGACAACCCAGACAAAGTAATTCAGGATGCTGCCTTAGCTTTCCAAACTGCTATCTGGTTCTGGATGACTCCTCAATACCCTAAACCATCTGCACATAACGTAATGGCAAACAAATGGGTACCTAATGATTTAGACAAAACTAAAAACAGAGTTCCTGGATTAGGAATGACGGTTAATATTATCAACGGAGGAGTTGAATGTGGACAAGGAACAGAAAAGCCTCAAGTACTTAGTAGAATAGGATATTACCAGCGTTATACCGGTATTTATAATATCGGAACAGATATGGATGGAGTTCATGACTTATCAGATTGTGGATGTAAAGACATGAGTAAGTATGGTGGTGATTCAGCTGATTTAACCGCTGAACCATGTGCGCAAAAACCTGCCATTACTTTCACATCTCCAATAGACAATCAGGTAATTCTTCAAGATGCTTTCAGTGCCATAGCAGTAAACATAGAAGTTGATGAGAAAAACTCTGTTTTACAGTCACTAACTACAACCATTGGTAGTCAAACATTTAATGGAAAGACATTCTCCTGGACTCCTTCGTCTTATGGAACACATACATTTACAGCAAATGCAACATTCCAAAACGGTCTTACAGCTTCTTCATCTATCAAAGTAATTATCTGGGATGGAGTAAACCTTGACTGTACTGATATTCCTGAGTGGAGATCTACAAGGATTTATGAAAAGCCAAATAACTACGTAAAATACAAAAACGTAGTTTATAGAAATAAATGGTATGCAGCAATCGGAGCTACTCCTGACACCAATGGTGTATGGGAAAAAGTAAAAGATTGCGGAACAAGTCCTGGAGCTGCTCCTGTAGTTACTTGGGAAAGTCCAACAAGCGGTCAAGTAATCGAAGGAAACACAATCCCTACAGTAAGCTTATCTGCTACTGCAACTGACAGTGACGGAACTGTACAATCTTTTTCTTTCTCCTACAATAACAGCACAATCAACGCTACAAAAACAGGAGATCGATACACAGCAGATCTTACTCCTGTAGCTTTTGGTCAAGTAACCGTTACCGCTACAGCTACTGATAACAGTAATAAGACGACAAGTAAAGACATTACATTTACTGTACAACAAACAGGGCAAAATACAGCTCCTGTAATATCTCAGGTTTCTCCTGCTGACGCAGCTGTTATAGAGCAAGCACAACTTGCAAGTATTGAGCTAAAAGCAATCGTAAAAGACAACGCTTCAGTAAGCTCCGTAGCATTTGTTGTGAACAATGCAACTGTAGCAGTTACTGCTAATCCAGCAGACAGCTATACCGCTACATGGACACCAACTGCTTTCGGAAATGTTACTTTCGAAATAACAGCTACTGATAACGAAGGTGCTAGCACGACAAGCACAACTACCTTCACTGTTAAAAAGAAAAATAACAATACTGGATGTAATGGAACTCCTGCTTGGGAACCTAAAGTATATGCAACATCTGGTCAATTAGTAGCATTTAACGGTATCGTTTACAAAAACAAATGGTACGCCAGTGCTTCTGAAGAACCAGGAAGTAGTGATGTATGGGCGTATGTTAGAGATTGTAATGGAGGGTCATCTGATGAATTCTGTGGACACAATCGATGGATTTCTTCTTTAGTATACAATACAGGAGACAAAGTATACTATCAGGAAAAAATATACACAGCGAAATGGTGGACTCAAAATAACACTCCAGGAGCTAGTAATGAGTGGGCGTTTGATTCTGATTGCCCTCAAACTAACCCTACAAACATTATTTCCAGAGTATACCCTACTGTAGTAACTGATCAAGTTAACTTCAGTATAGAATCAGACAAGAATGCATTTGTAAAAATTGTATTATTCGATTACTCAGGAAAACGTGTAAAAACATTAGTAAATGAAAACATCCAAAGTGGCGCAAGAACATTTACTAAAAGTCTTGGGACTCTTAAAAACGGACTTTACATCTATAAAATCTATATGGATGGAAAGATTCAGACAGAAAAACTAATTAAAAATTAA
- the mfd gene encoding transcription-repair coupling factor, with amino-acid sequence MDTTLIAQIFSQSLQLQKLGKAISNTEETTNTFPNIHLQGLIGSSTSFTIANTFKNADKPFLCIFNDKEEAAYHLNDLEQILGDQQVLFYPGSYRRPYQIEETDNANVLLRAEVLNRINSRKKPALIVTYPDALFEKVVTKKELEKNTLKIATGDTLSLDFVNEVLFEYEFKRVDFVTEPGEFSIRGGIADVFSFSNDEPYRIEFFGDEVDSIRTFDIETQLSTKPVKKITIIPNVENKSMQDSRESFLSYISSKTVVFCKDLSILSARIDKNFKKAGEAFSLLSQEIKRSSPEALFCTSELLTKQLIDFCLVELGSQPLTKADYTIVCKTAPQPSFNKQFDLLINNLNENTKKGIKNYILCVSQQQAKRFHDIFNDADLNVEQYETIVFSAHQGFIDQEQKIACYTDHQIFERYHKFNLKNGYAKKQAITLKELTNLEIGDYVTHIDHGIGKFGGLQKIDVEGKKQEAIKLIYGERDILYLSIHSLHKISKFNGKDSKPPQIYKLGSKAWKSLKQKTKARVKHIAFNLIQLYAKRKLQKGFQYNPDSYLQHELEASFIYEDTPDQSTATEAVKKDMESERPMDRLVCGDVGFGKTEVAIRAAFKAVDNGKQVAVLVPTTILAFQHAKTFRERLNDFPVTVDYVNRFRTAKQKRETLEDLAAGKIDIIIGTHQLVNKNVKFKDLGLLIIDEEQKFGVSVKDKLKTIKENVDTLTLTATPIPRTLQFSLMAARDLSTITTPPPNRYPIETNVIRFTEETIRDAVSYEIQRGGQVYFVHNRVENIKEVAGMIQRLVPDAKVGIGHGQMDGKKLEELMLSFMNGEFDVLVATTIIESGLDVPNANTIFINNANNFGLSDLHQMRGRVGRSNKKAFCYFITPPYSAMTDDARKRITALEQFSELGSGFNIAMKDLEIRGAGDLLGGEQSGFINEIGFDTYQKILNEAIDELKENEFAELYKEHNENKSYLKDTQIDTDFELLFPDSYINNIAERLNLYTELNEIKSEEELLSYEKRLIDRFGKLPPPAQDLLNSVRIKWIATNIGIEKIVMKQQRLIGYFISDQQSDFYQSPAFTNILQFAQSHPKTAKLKEKQTRNGLRLLLTFENINSIDKALSVLQPLSQKEEMSN; translated from the coding sequence GTGGACACTACTTTAATCGCGCAGATTTTTTCTCAGTCTCTGCAACTGCAGAAACTAGGGAAAGCTATTTCCAATACTGAAGAAACAACGAACACATTTCCTAATATACACCTCCAAGGATTAATCGGATCTTCGACCTCTTTCACCATAGCAAATACCTTCAAAAATGCAGACAAACCTTTTTTATGCATTTTTAATGATAAAGAAGAAGCCGCGTATCACCTGAATGATTTAGAACAAATCCTAGGAGATCAACAAGTTCTTTTCTACCCTGGAAGCTACAGAAGACCTTATCAGATAGAAGAAACGGATAACGCGAATGTACTTCTACGTGCCGAAGTACTGAACAGAATTAATTCTCGAAAAAAACCGGCTCTTATTGTAACCTACCCTGATGCCTTGTTCGAAAAAGTTGTTACGAAAAAGGAATTAGAAAAAAACACTTTAAAGATTGCGACAGGGGACACATTATCGCTCGATTTTGTCAATGAGGTTTTATTCGAGTATGAATTTAAACGAGTAGATTTTGTCACAGAACCTGGAGAATTCTCTATAAGAGGGGGAATTGCTGATGTTTTTTCATTTAGCAATGACGAACCATATCGCATAGAGTTTTTTGGAGATGAAGTAGATAGTATCAGGACTTTTGACATAGAAACACAATTATCGACAAAACCGGTAAAAAAAATAACGATTATCCCCAATGTAGAAAACAAATCCATGCAGGACTCTCGGGAGAGCTTCCTCAGTTATATTTCGTCAAAAACAGTAGTTTTCTGCAAAGACCTATCCATATTATCAGCGCGAATTGATAAAAACTTCAAAAAGGCAGGAGAGGCTTTTTCCTTATTATCTCAAGAAATCAAACGCAGCTCTCCTGAAGCACTTTTCTGCACTTCTGAATTACTAACAAAACAGCTGATCGATTTTTGTTTGGTAGAGCTAGGGTCTCAACCACTCACAAAAGCAGACTATACAATTGTTTGCAAAACAGCTCCTCAACCTTCTTTCAACAAGCAGTTTGATTTACTGATCAACAATCTGAATGAAAATACTAAAAAGGGTATAAAAAACTACATCTTATGTGTTAGTCAACAACAAGCAAAACGCTTTCACGACATTTTTAACGATGCAGATCTCAACGTAGAACAATACGAAACTATTGTTTTTTCTGCACATCAGGGATTCATTGATCAGGAACAAAAAATTGCCTGCTATACAGATCATCAGATATTCGAGAGATACCACAAATTCAATCTCAAAAACGGATACGCAAAAAAACAGGCCATCACACTAAAAGAGCTGACTAATTTGGAAATCGGTGATTATGTAACTCATATAGATCACGGAATTGGAAAATTCGGAGGACTTCAAAAAATAGATGTCGAAGGCAAAAAACAAGAAGCTATTAAACTTATATATGGAGAAAGAGACATTCTATACCTAAGCATACATTCTCTTCATAAAATATCGAAGTTTAATGGCAAAGACAGCAAACCTCCTCAGATATACAAACTAGGGTCAAAAGCATGGAAAAGCTTAAAACAAAAAACAAAAGCTCGTGTCAAACACATCGCTTTTAACCTGATCCAATTATACGCAAAGAGAAAATTACAAAAAGGGTTTCAATACAATCCGGACAGTTATCTTCAACACGAACTGGAAGCCTCTTTTATCTATGAAGATACTCCAGACCAAAGCACTGCTACTGAGGCTGTCAAAAAAGATATGGAAAGTGAACGCCCTATGGATCGTTTAGTATGTGGAGATGTCGGTTTTGGTAAAACAGAAGTTGCTATACGAGCCGCTTTTAAAGCTGTTGACAATGGGAAACAAGTAGCTGTTCTGGTTCCGACAACAATTCTCGCATTTCAACATGCCAAAACATTCAGAGAACGACTCAATGATTTTCCCGTAACGGTAGATTACGTTAATCGCTTTAGAACTGCCAAACAAAAACGCGAAACACTGGAGGATTTAGCTGCCGGTAAAATAGACATTATCATAGGAACACACCAATTAGTCAATAAAAATGTAAAATTCAAGGATCTCGGCTTACTAATCATTGATGAAGAACAAAAGTTTGGCGTGTCTGTCAAAGACAAACTCAAAACAATAAAAGAAAATGTCGACACCTTAACACTTACCGCGACTCCTATACCAAGAACCTTGCAGTTCAGTTTGATGGCAGCAAGAGATCTATCTACGATAACGACTCCTCCTCCCAACAGGTACCCTATAGAAACTAATGTAATCCGATTTACAGAAGAAACAATCAGAGATGCCGTAAGTTATGAGATACAACGAGGAGGGCAGGTTTATTTTGTACATAACAGAGTAGAAAACATCAAAGAAGTAGCAGGGATGATCCAACGATTAGTTCCTGATGCCAAAGTAGGCATTGGACATGGGCAAATGGACGGAAAAAAACTGGAAGAATTAATGCTTTCATTTATGAATGGAGAATTCGACGTACTTGTCGCAACTACTATTATAGAAAGTGGTTTGGATGTTCCGAATGCCAATACCATTTTTATAAATAACGCTAATAACTTTGGTCTTTCTGACCTTCATCAAATGCGAGGTCGTGTAGGAAGAAGTAACAAAAAAGCATTTTGTTATTTTATTACCCCTCCTTATTCTGCTATGACAGATGATGCCAGAAAAAGAATAACAGCATTAGAACAATTCTCCGAATTAGGAAGCGGTTTCAACATAGCGATGAAGGACCTGGAAATCAGAGGAGCTGGTGACCTTCTTGGAGGAGAACAAAGTGGTTTTATTAATGAAATCGGATTCGACACCTATCAAAAAATTCTCAATGAAGCAATCGATGAGCTCAAGGAAAATGAATTTGCAGAATTGTACAAAGAGCACAATGAGAACAAATCTTACCTGAAGGATACACAAATTGATACGGATTTTGAATTGTTATTCCCGGATAGCTATATCAATAATATTGCAGAACGATTAAATCTATACACAGAACTCAATGAAATCAAATCAGAAGAAGAACTTCTTTCTTATGAAAAACGATTAATCGATCGTTTCGGAAAACTCCCCCCTCCTGCTCAGGACTTACTTAATTCTGTCCGGATCAAATGGATTGCTACCAATATCGGAATTGAAAAAATAGTAATGAAGCAGCAACGTTTAATAGGATATTTTATCAGTGATCAACAATCCGATTTTTATCAAAGTCCTGCTTTTACCAATATCTTACAATTTGCACAATCCCACCCCAAAACCGCTAAGTTAAAAGAAAAACAAACGCGGAATGGATTACGACTATTACTTACATTTGAGAATATAAACTCAATTGACAAAGCATTATCTGTATTACAACCTTTATCCCAGAAAGAGGAAATGTCGAATTAA